In Planctomycetota bacterium, one DNA window encodes the following:
- a CDS encoding Gfo/Idh/MocA family oxidoreductase, which yields MAKDRVNVAAVGLAFGAEFVPIYQRHPQARVTAICQRNPEKLKQVGNALGIEKRYSKYEDVLKDPEVDFVHINTPIPDHAPMSLAALRAGKHVMCTVPMATTVEECQQIVELVKKTGLKYMMAETVVYSREFLFLKELYERGELGKIQYMQASHPQDMDGWPDYWERMIPMHYATHVVSPVLGLVNAKAEYVSCFGSGTIRDDLQRKSGNKFAVESCHIKLQNSDISAHIWRCLFDTARQYRESFDVYGTKKSFEWTLVEGREHVLHTAKLPEPQIASPIEVPDFAHRLPEPIRQFTSTIQDAHHLSFIQGGGHGGSHPHLVHEFVTAILEDRQPYPDAVTAANWTCVGICAHQSALRGGEIVKLPAFTLG from the coding sequence ATGGCCAAAGATCGCGTCAATGTCGCCGCCGTCGGACTCGCCTTCGGCGCCGAGTTTGTCCCCATCTACCAGCGACATCCCCAGGCCCGCGTGACGGCCATCTGTCAGCGCAATCCCGAGAAGCTCAAGCAGGTCGGCAACGCGCTGGGGATCGAGAAGCGGTACAGCAAGTACGAGGATGTGCTCAAGGATCCCGAGGTCGACTTCGTCCATATCAACACACCCATTCCCGATCACGCGCCGATGTCGCTGGCCGCGCTGCGTGCCGGCAAGCACGTGATGTGTACCGTGCCCATGGCCACCACCGTCGAAGAGTGCCAGCAGATTGTCGAGCTGGTGAAGAAAACCGGCCTCAAGTACATGATGGCCGAGACGGTCGTCTACTCGCGCGAGTTCTTGTTCCTGAAAGAGCTCTACGAGCGCGGCGAGCTAGGCAAGATCCAATACATGCAGGCCTCGCATCCTCAGGACATGGACGGCTGGCCCGATTATTGGGAGCGGATGATCCCCATGCACTACGCCACCCACGTCGTCAGCCCGGTGCTGGGACTGGTCAACGCCAAGGCGGAGTACGTGTCTTGCTTTGGCAGCGGAACGATTCGCGACGATCTGCAACGCAAGTCGGGTAACAAGTTTGCTGTCGAGTCGTGTCACATCAAGCTGCAAAACAGCGACATCTCGGCCCACATCTGGCGCTGCTTGTTCGACACTGCCCGGCAATATCGCGAGAGCTTCGACGTCTATGGCACCAAGAAAAGCTTCGAGTGGACGCTGGTCGAAGGGCGCGAACACGTGCTGCACACGGCCAAGCTCCCCGAGCCACAAATCGCCTCGCCGATCGAAGTGCCCGACTTCGCTCACCGGCTGCCCGAGCCGATTCGTCAGTTCACTTCGACCATCCAGGACGCGCATCACTTGTCGTTCATTCAAGGTGGCGGCCACGGCGGTTCGCACCCGCACCTGGTGCACGAGTTCGTGACCGCGATTCTCGAAGATCGTCAGCCCTACCCCGACGCCGTGACGGCGGCCAACTGGACCTGCGTGGGCATTTGTGCTCACCAGTCGGCCCTGCGCGGCGGCGAGATCGTTAAGCTGCCAGCCTTCACGCTCGGCTAA